One genomic segment of Hordeum vulgare subsp. vulgare chromosome 2H, MorexV3_pseudomolecules_assembly, whole genome shotgun sequence includes these proteins:
- the LOC123429424 gene encoding calmodulin-binding protein 25-like, whose product MDAMSCLAPSPPASFLSASSLGPAYCTDAVTARALHLSSMPEYEYEYDYSPAVSSPSSASAPSSSSLLADFPGGSSWFASTASLACDSALVASDAVPRPPSTPVGAATSKRRIGLGPNPAGAGRAGKRRARASKRAPTTYISTDPGNFRLMVQHVTGIQAETGAVPDGSGVVLPASSFDAALLDCAPFQGAFADALRLPSDADAAALNRHQQQLQLPCYPTLDSWSVMCESSQLI is encoded by the coding sequence TGCCTGGCGCCGTCACCGCCAGCGTCGTTCCTCTCGGCCTCCTCACTTGGCCCGGCCTACTGCACCGACGCCGTCACCGCGCGCGCGCTGCACCTCTCCTCCATGCCCGAGTACGAGTACGAGTACGACTACTCCCCCGCGGTGTCCTCCCCGTCCTCCGCCTCGGCGCCCTCATCGTCGTCCCTCCTCGCCGACTTCCCCGGCGGCAGCAGCTGGTTCGCGTCCACGGCCTCGCTCGCCTGCGACTCTGCGCTGGTCGCGTCTGACGCGGTGCCACGGCCGCCGTCCACCCCCGTCGGCGCCGCGACGAGCAAGAGGCGGATTGGCCTGGGGCCCAACCCAGCGGGCGCCGGGCGCGCCGGGAAGCGGCGGGCCAGGGCGTCGAAGCGCGCGCCGACCACGTACATCAGCACCGACCCCGGCAACTTCCGGCTCATGGTGCAGCATGTCACGGGCATCCAGGCCGAGACGGGCGCGGTGCCTGACGGCAGCGGTGTTGTCCTGCCGGCGTCCTCGTTCGATGCCGCGCTACTGGATTGCGCCCCGTTCCAGGGCGCGTTCGCGGACGCGCTGCGGCTGCCGTCGGACGCCGACGCGGCGGCGCTCAATCGCCACCAGCAGCAGCTGCAGCTGCCGTGCTACCCGACGCTGGACTCGTGGAGCGTCATGTGCGAGAGCAGCCAGCTGATCTAG